One genomic segment of Thermodesulfatator atlanticus DSM 21156 includes these proteins:
- a CDS encoding RpnC/YadD family protein, with amino-acid sequence MHHDIASKVILSHCKEPFLAYFCELPVEKALLLDPRPQETPSLRRSDFVIKAILADGSEVLVLLEFLSSWNADIPLRTLEYRTRHILQERLPVKTYVVLFLPSHRATYFYQDEEVHFKFNLVKLYEIPAEEVLEKGPECLLPFLPLFKNGEKFIDEAERRIYHSDLSRQSKADLLTGMAILGGLISAEVPRQLIQRRRDIMIESAAYEIIKREGYEEGLKEGIQQGIQQGMRQGLLKAIELGLKLKFGIEGLNLYAEIKKIEDINLLEVISEAIDTAESIAEIKQLIA; translated from the coding sequence ATGCACCATGACATTGCCTCTAAGGTAATTCTTTCTCATTGCAAAGAACCTTTTCTTGCTTACTTTTGTGAGCTACCAGTTGAAAAAGCCTTACTTCTTGACCCAAGACCACAGGAGACTCCTTCGCTTAGGCGCTCTGATTTTGTAATAAAAGCCATCTTAGCCGACGGCTCAGAAGTTCTCGTGTTGCTTGAGTTTCTTTCTTCCTGGAACGCGGACATCCCTTTAAGGACGCTAGAATACCGCACACGCCATATCCTTCAGGAAAGACTTCCAGTAAAAACTTACGTGGTTCTCTTTCTCCCCTCCCACAGGGCCACTTACTTTTACCAGGACGAAGAAGTGCACTTTAAGTTCAATCTTGTTAAACTTTATGAAATACCTGCAGAAGAGGTACTGGAAAAAGGCCCAGAGTGTTTACTTCCTTTTTTGCCACTGTTTAAAAACGGAGAGAAATTTATAGACGAAGCAGAAAGAAGGATTTACCACTCAGATCTTTCAAGGCAAAGTAAAGCAGATCTTTTAACAGGCATGGCTATCTTGGGAGGGCTTATTTCAGCAGAAGTTCCCCGGCAATTAATCCAGAGAAGGAGAGACATCATGATAGAAAGCGCTGCCTATGAAATCATAAAGCGCGAAGGATACGAAGAAGGTCTAAAAGAAGGGATCCAACAGGGGATTCAACAAGGCATGAGGCAGGGACTACTCAAGGCTATAGAACTTGGCCTTAAGCTAAAATTCGGGATAGAAGGGCTTAATCTTTATGCCGAAATAAAAAAAATTGAAGACATAAACCTACTTGAAGTTATCAGCGAAGCCATTGACACTGCAGAAAGCATTGCTGAGATAAAACAATTAATCGCATAA
- a CDS encoding cobyric acid synthase, which translates to MAAKTLAVLGTMSSVGKSLLTALVSYHFSQKGLKVFPFKAQNMSLNAFATDEGELAHAQVFQAWAAGRSPSVSMNPLLLKPLGNMKSEIIFLGKSQGILPSGDFRKFKAAYKEKIWHIFEEILLENDLIVLEGAGGLAELNLLENDFVNYEIIKRYQIPFLLVGDIDRGGIFAQIWGTYELVPELKQFSLGFVINKFRGEESLFKEGIAILEEKTGLPCLGLLPYLPESLFEEDSASLGLPRGRFVTDGLRIAVVYYPHISNYLDFDPFRAEKDVEVLLIEDPRELEKAHAIILPGSKNTLASLAYLEKKGLAGALKDLAEEKIIVGLCGGFQLLGTRIEDHGIESEGSKNALGLLPHVTLFKAEKIARASKAFFELPFFRGEIAGFEIRYGRSFLNGQEVIVGAHENVFGTYLHGVFYNDDFRFAFLNFLRKKFKLPLLEKTSFVSFFQEKLANICAKKPFANFLKNLEKSLYP; encoded by the coding sequence GTGGCGGCAAAAACCCTTGCCGTCTTAGGAACAATGTCGTCGGTGGGCAAAAGCTTGCTCACCGCGCTTGTTTCTTATCATTTTTCCCAAAAGGGCCTTAAGGTCTTCCCCTTTAAGGCACAAAATATGTCTTTAAATGCCTTTGCCACAGACGAAGGCGAGCTTGCCCATGCTCAGGTCTTTCAGGCCTGGGCTGCAGGGCGGAGCCCAAGTGTTAGCATGAACCCCTTGCTTTTAAAGCCTCTTGGCAACATGAAATCAGAAATAATCTTCCTCGGGAAATCACAGGGAATTTTGCCTTCAGGTGATTTTCGAAAGTTCAAAGCCGCTTATAAGGAAAAGATTTGGCATATTTTTGAAGAGATCCTTCTTGAAAACGATTTAATCGTGCTTGAAGGAGCAGGAGGGCTTGCCGAATTAAATCTCCTAGAAAATGACTTTGTCAATTACGAAATCATAAAACGTTATCAAATTCCCTTTCTTCTTGTAGGAGATATTGACCGAGGGGGAATTTTTGCCCAAATATGGGGGACTTACGAACTTGTCCCCGAGCTCAAGCAATTCTCCCTTGGCTTTGTGATTAACAAATTCAGAGGGGAGGAAAGCCTTTTTAAAGAAGGCATCGCAATCCTTGAGGAAAAGACCGGTCTTCCCTGCCTTGGCCTTTTGCCTTATCTTCCAGAATCGCTTTTTGAAGAAGACAGCGCCTCCCTAGGGCTTCCCCGCGGGCGTTTCGTAACTGATGGCTTAAGGATTGCCGTGGTCTATTACCCTCATATTTCCAATTATCTTGATTTTGACCCTTTTCGCGCAGAAAAAGACGTTGAAGTGCTTTTAATAGAAGATCCCCGTGAGCTTGAAAAGGCACACGCCATTATTTTACCAGGAAGCAAAAACACCCTGGCAAGCCTTGCCTATCTGGAAAAAAAGGGTTTGGCAGGTGCTCTTAAGGATTTGGCAGAAGAAAAGATAATCGTTGGACTTTGCGGGGGCTTTCAGCTCCTTGGCACACGCATCGAAGACCATGGCATTGAAAGCGAAGGATCTAAAAACGCTTTAGGACTTTTGCCCCACGTCACGCTTTTCAAAGCAGAAAAAATCGCCAGGGCCTCAAAGGCCTTTTTTGAACTTCCTTTTTTCAGGGGCGAGATCGCGGGCTTTGAAATACGTTACGGAAGAAGTTTCTTAAACGGGCAAGAAGTTATCGTGGGTGCACATGAAAACGTCTTTGGCACTTATCTTCACGGCGTCTTTTACAACGATGATTTCCGTTTTGCCTTTCTTAATTTTTTGAGAAAAAAATTCAAATTGCCTCTTCTTGAAAAGACTTCTTTTGTCAGTTTTTTTCAGGAAAAACTGGCCAATATTTGCGCGAAAAAACCCTTTGCCAACTTTTTAAAAAACTTGGAAAAGAGCCTTTATCCCTAA
- the tgt gene encoding tRNA guanosine(34) transglycosylase Tgt translates to MKQVFQVEKTCPKTQARTGFLFTRRGVVETPVFMPVGTQASIKALTPDDVASLGARIILANTYHLFLRPGHELIARLGGLHQFMNWPRAILTDSGGFQVFSLAKFCRIEEEGARFKSHLDGQEYVLTPELAMEIQAALDSDIRMVLDTCIPHPCSYDETQRLTALTTRWERRSKKAWEKNAKGSLLFGIVQGGMYEDLRRKSAEEIVSLGFDGYAIGGLSVGEPQELMLKMLEVSVSGLPEENPRYLMGVGTPEDILEAVARGVDMFDCVLPTRNARRGTLFTSQGKLAIKQARYKNDEKPLDPHCRCYTCRHYSRAYLRHLFLAGELLAYRLNTIHNLFFYLDFMEKIRQSIREGRFQEFKKAYYQQKEENEC, encoded by the coding sequence ATGAAGCAGGTATTTCAGGTTGAAAAAACTTGCCCGAAAACCCAAGCACGCACAGGCTTTCTTTTCACCAGACGCGGGGTGGTGGAAACGCCAGTTTTCATGCCTGTGGGCACCCAGGCAAGTATCAAAGCCCTTACCCCTGACGACGTAGCCAGCCTTGGGGCTCGCATAATCCTTGCTAACACGTATCATCTTTTCCTGCGCCCTGGCCACGAACTAATTGCACGCTTAGGTGGTCTTCATCAGTTCATGAATTGGCCAAGGGCCATTTTAACAGACAGCGGTGGCTTTCAGGTATTTAGCCTTGCAAAGTTTTGCCGTATTGAAGAAGAAGGCGCCCGCTTTAAGTCTCATCTAGATGGCCAGGAATACGTGCTAACCCCAGAGCTTGCCATGGAGATCCAGGCTGCCCTTGACTCTGACATCCGCATGGTGCTTGATACCTGTATCCCGCATCCCTGCTCCTACGATGAAACCCAAAGATTAACAGCACTTACCACCCGCTGGGAAAGGCGCTCAAAGAAGGCCTGGGAAAAAAATGCCAAGGGCTCTCTTCTTTTTGGAATTGTACAGGGAGGAATGTATGAAGACTTGCGCCGAAAGTCCGCGGAAGAAATCGTATCCTTAGGCTTTGACGGCTATGCCATTGGAGGCCTAAGCGTAGGAGAGCCTCAAGAACTAATGCTTAAGATGCTAGAAGTATCAGTCTCGGGGCTTCCTGAAGAAAACCCCCGTTATCTCATGGGAGTTGGCACCCCCGAAGATATCCTTGAGGCCGTAGCAAGAGGGGTAGATATGTTTGACTGCGTGCTTCCCACGCGCAACGCAAGGCGTGGCACCCTTTTTACTTCCCAGGGAAAGCTTGCTATCAAGCAAGCCCGCTACAAAAACGACGAAAAGCCCCTTGACCCCCATTGCAGGTGCTATACTTGCAGACATTATTCCCGGGCCTACTTAAGACATCTTTTTTTGGCTGGCGAACTCCTCGCTTATCGATTAAATACGATTCATAATCTCTTTTTCTATCTGGACTTTATGGAAAAAATCAGGCAATCAATTAGGGAAGGACGCTTTCAAGAATTCAAAAAAGCTTATTACCAACAAAAGGAGGAAAACGAATGTTAG
- a CDS encoding class I SAM-dependent methyltransferase: protein MKEKSFQQILAEESPMTFAHYMELALYHPEYGYYARAPKIGKKGDYITAPTIHPVFGAAVARQILEIWHLLGKKEDFVICEAGAGEGYLALDILDFLSLKGLEFKYFILEPFTPNRLRQEEVLERHFDKVRWFSSWKEIPEFNGVFISNELFDSFPVHLVQKAEDELREVYVSFKETPKELLGELSKPALLERVSEFVPLWPEGYRTEVCLAYEPFFAGIAQKLSQGAIITFDYGYSRNDYYHEERSSGTLLCFQGHRVFANPYLFPGKCDLTAHVDFTAIKEIGEKFGFVTLGFTTQSSFLVSLGVEKLLAEIGRIGVRDTEALKMLLLPQGLGMSHWVLVQGRGLPLKTELLGFKLSNRLGIL from the coding sequence ATGAAAGAAAAATCCTTTCAGCAGATCCTTGCCGAAGAATCTCCCATGACCTTCGCCCATTACATGGAACTTGCCCTTTATCATCCCGAGTATGGCTACTATGCCCGGGCGCCTAAAATCGGCAAAAAGGGAGACTACATCACCGCCCCTACGATACATCCCGTATTCGGCGCTGCGGTAGCGCGCCAAATTCTTGAAATCTGGCACCTTCTTGGCAAAAAAGAAGACTTCGTGATCTGTGAAGCAGGGGCTGGAGAGGGCTATCTTGCCCTTGATATTCTCGATTTTCTTTCATTGAAGGGGCTTGAGTTTAAATACTTCATCCTTGAACCTTTTACCCCCAACCGTCTGCGCCAGGAAGAAGTGCTTGAACGCCATTTTGATAAAGTACGTTGGTTTTCTTCCTGGAAAGAAATCCCGGAGTTTAATGGGGTTTTCATCTCAAATGAGCTTTTCGATTCTTTTCCGGTCCATCTAGTACAAAAGGCAGAAGACGAACTTCGCGAGGTGTATGTCAGTTTTAAAGAAACGCCTAAAGAACTCCTGGGGGAGCTTTCTAAGCCAGCACTCCTTGAAAGGGTAAGTGAATTTGTTCCCCTTTGGCCAGAGGGCTATCGCACTGAAGTTTGCCTTGCCTATGAGCCTTTTTTTGCTGGCATTGCCCAGAAACTGAGCCAAGGTGCCATCATTACTTTTGACTATGGCTATAGTCGCAACGACTACTATCACGAAGAAAGATCTTCCGGGACACTTCTTTGCTTTCAGGGGCACCGGGTTTTTGCTAATCCCTATCTTTTTCCCGGAAAATGCGACCTCACCGCCCATGTTGATTTCACCGCCATCAAAGAAATCGGAGAAAAATTTGGCTTTGTGACCCTGGGATTTACCACACAGTCTTCTTTTTTGGTTAGCCTTGGGGTGGAAAAACTCCTTGCTGAAATAGGACGCATTGGTGTTAGAGACACCGAAGCCTTGAAGATGCTTCTTTTGCCTCAAGGGCTTGGCATGAGCCACTGGGTCCTTGTCCAGGGAAGAGGGCTTCCTTTAAAAACAGAACTCTTGGGATTCAAGCTCAGCAACAGGCTGGGAATTCTTTAA
- the yajC gene encoding preprotein translocase subunit YajC, translated as MLGLESVVFAMAGNPQQGGAANPLVGFLPLILIFVIFYFLLIRPQQKRAKEHQKFLENLKRGDQVFTSGGLIGRVQNVDQDTVTLEVAPNVNVKVVKPYIAGPVTPQDKKK; from the coding sequence ATGTTAGGTTTAGAGAGTGTAGTCTTTGCCATGGCAGGAAATCCCCAGCAAGGAGGAGCAGCAAATCCGCTGGTAGGGTTCTTACCCCTTATCCTCATCTTTGTAATTTTTTACTTTTTGCTTATCCGCCCGCAGCAAAAAAGGGCCAAAGAACACCAGAAATTCCTTGAAAACTTAAAACGCGGCGACCAGGTCTTTACCTCAGGTGGCCTCATTGGACGAGTACAAAACGTAGATCAGGACACCGTAACCCTTGAAGTAGCTCCTAACGTAAACGTCAAGGTGGTAAAACCCTACATTGCCGGTCCGGTAACCCCCCAGGATAAGAAAAAATAA